Proteins encoded within one genomic window of Lysinibacillus louembei:
- a CDS encoding TetR family transcriptional regulator C-terminal domain-containing protein, translating into MEDIEAASQMAYTSINGIITFTYRADMKTRKERLMHFSQLFLKGIDK; encoded by the coding sequence ATTGAGGACATAGAAGCCGCTAGTCAAATGGCATATACCTCAATCAATGGTATAATTACTTTCACATACCGAGCCGATATGAAGACAAGAAAAGAGCGACTCATGCACTTTTCGCAACTATTTTTAAAAGGTATTGACAAGTAA